In Toxoplasma gondii ME49 chromosome VIII, whole genome shotgun sequence, a single genomic region encodes these proteins:
- a CDS encoding hypothetical protein (encoded by transcript TGME49_272450): MWVNLGETDLKQWGLFASVAGQATVSRKVVLCFCSSVPYNCHKWMGPSRLCCSMRLPYLWIATTKSTWNCSASPFPPPSYGTGTFKLASTLTVCRLAIICRAVAKSLWHHIGDSSKVQHGAPLHFRC; encoded by the coding sequence ATGTGGGTGAACCTAGGTGAGACCGACCTCAAGCAGTGGGGTCTTTTTGCCTCCGTCGCCGGACAGGCGACTGTAAGCAGGAAAGTAGTGCTGTGTTTTTGCAGTTCAGTTCCATATAATTGCCACAAGTGGATGGGCCCCAgtcgcctctgctgctcgaTGAGATTACCGTACCTATGGATAGCAACAACAAAGTCAACCTGGAATTGTtcggcttctccgtttccgcCTCCCTCTTATGGAACCGGTACATTTAAGTTGGCGTCAACTCTTACCGTGTGTCGGCTTGCAATTATATGTAGAGCAGTGGCGAAGTCGTTATGGCACCACATTGGCGACTCATCGAAAGTGCAGCATGGAGCTCCGCTGCACTTCCGGTGCTAG
- a CDS encoding RNA recognition motif-containing protein (encoded by transcript TGME49_272440) — MDAEHDRGRQRLSLLVRNLSFRSSPDEVRAAFEEFGPIRDVYLPLDYHTGEPRGFGFVEFESSKDAYDAMHQLHNTLLNGSTIHVTIAKKGRSDPMQMRRRELRGDIDRDGRRRGNPRRQWDSSRSPPYSTRCPSSGGHRQKGDRNAVSRRGRRSWSRPRSRRDSSRSRSSRRCRTPPHRQSGRSLSPSRSRSCEQSGTRWKALKGS, encoded by the exons ATGGATGCAGAACACGACAGAGGGCGGCAGAGGTTGTCCCTTCTCGTGCGTAATCTGAGTTTTCGTTCGAGCCCCGAT GAGGTGCGTGCTGCCTTCGAAGAGTTCGGCCCAATCCGAGATGTTTACCTTCCGCTCGACTATCACACGGGGGAGCCACGCGGCTTTGGATTCGTCGAGTTCGAATCCAGCAAAGATGCTTATGATGCCATGCACCAGCTGCATAATACGTTGCTCAATGGCTCGACAATTCACGTCACCATAGCGAAAAAAGGACGCTCAGACCCCATGCAGATG cgacgcagagagctTCGAGGAGATATTGATAGGGatggacgaagacgaggaaatcCACGCAGGCAGTGGGACTCATCCCGATCTCCCCCATACAGCACCCGGTGCCCCTCAAGCGGAGGTCATCGTCAGAAGGGTGACCGGAATGCAGTATCTCGTCGAGGACGCAGATCGTGGAGCAGGCCACGCAGCCGCAGGGATAGCAGCAGATCACGTTCAAG TCGCAGGTGCAGAACGCCGCCCCATCGTCAGAGCGGGCGCTCCCTTTCCCCGAGCCGAAGCCGGTCGTGCGAGCAAAGTGGAACAAG GTGGAAGGCATTAAAAGGCAGTTGA
- a CDS encoding MAC/Perforin domain-containing protein (encoded by transcript TGME49_272430): protein MDRTLSPPVEHASRAGSYLPKLPFAGLFKAGFKVACLLVGVTLCVVQILLLDAAGSKPYEQKHAGLSYRSFWRSIRPHHVPTAIAGSLAQMKDDEFDFDWDDEEYDGGNAADDEQSTDAESDGDPDALTMTKQDSTNAFNVNEKSYVSTTQNARQSEQDFPTSSTSGFSNFGNVGTPAWARPGRGEAAPEPPAPVNSSSGQGPEPAFGALRRSIDASAPESMYTRAVETAPATNFLGVGYDSIKGNPIGDPDMMVDPGLRSPIIVFSFQQDPDGVTNDLNYLQPLGAFTRPFSACRQSENVNELDTLSDYQKVLSVDAALHGGDSLGINSFSGSTGYKEFAQDVSSKANKSFMLKTYCIRYEAGLAQTDSFKWNYTLAFDDAVAHLPVTFDGNERDTPCSVQQWRADHMADGCQQTNIPIWMAFIEQFGTHYTARLYAGGKMTYQVTMKSSDVKALKKKGVDVKAEVKLMLGGFSAGASSQVKTNQDSASQLRSLNVEKEALVIGGKPPADVSDPKAIAAWANSVDALPMPVKLELLPLQNLLPEDKREAFTHAVTYYSKAFGMSAMDVQSLEGTARSIQDVLKDVTQIAWAGAPPGYARCPREQVVLFGFAMRFNFKVTISNNLANYHIAPCTAGREKCDGIGAEEAAGDDERIYMACGPEVVNEFYQVVAETEAGENVAVATCPEDTVIAFGFGISIGTGFYSSENTQVEPCTAGQTRCTKARTSNTVKSYVWMVCAEKSFPGIAQLNNIAEVGTRGKANSRMKNTDGIVNVSCGADERTLLGLALEVHTHMPSVRKAFKVCTHDSNSCALNGAGEQLTVLYVDRHALFGWALCGRRHEEKSHVASDISKGA, encoded by the exons ATGGATCGCACTCTCTCACCCCCCGTCGAGCATGCCTCGCGGGCCGGCTCCTACCTTCCGAAGCTTCCCTTTGCCGGTCTTTTTAAAGCAGGATTCAAGGTAGCTTGTCTGCTAGTGGGTGTGACCTTGTGTGTGGTACAAATTCTTCTTCTGGATGCCGCCGGCTCAAAGCCTTACGAGCAGAAACATGCAGGTCTTTCATACCGGTCCTTCTGGAGATCTATCCGCCCCCATCATGTACCGACTGCCATCGCCGGCAGCTTAGCTCAGATG aaagacgacgaaTTCGACTTCGACTGGGATGATGAAGAGTATGATGGTGGAAATGCAGCTGATGACGAACAATCTACAGATGCCGAGAGCGACGGGGATCCTGACGCCTTGACCATGACGAAGCAAGACTCGACAAACGCATTCAACGTGAACGAAAAGAGCTACGTTAGCACCACACAAAATGCGAGGCAATCAGAGCAGGACTTCCCTACATCCTCCACCTCAGGTTTCTCCAACTTTGGCAACGTTGGAACCCCAGCAT GGGCGCGCCCAGGTCGAGGTGAAGCCGCACCCGAGCCGCCGGCACCAGTAAACAGCTCGAGTGGACAGGGTCCAGAACCAGCGTTCGGGGCACTGCGACGTTCTATTGACGCAAGTGCGCCTGAGAGCATGTACACGCGAGCCGTTGAAACTGCTCCTGCGACAA ACTTCCTGGGCGTTGGGTACGACAGCATTAAAGGAAACCCCATTGGTGACCCTGACATGATGGTTGACCCGGGTCTGCGGTCTCCAATCATCGTCTTTTCGTTTCAGCAAGATCCCGATGGCGTGACGAATGATTTGAACTATTTGCAGCCTCTGGGCGCATTTACGCGCCCTTTCTCAGCCTGTCGCCAGTCTGAGAACGTCAACGAGCTGGACACTTTGTCGGATTACCAGAAAGTGCTGAGTGTAGATGCGGCCCTCCACGGAGGAGATTCTCTGGGGATTAACAGCTTCTCTGGGTCAACTGGGTACAAGGAGTTCGCGCAGGATGTTAGCTCGAAGGCAAACAAGTCGTTTATGCTGAAAACCTACTGTATCCGTTATGAAGCAGGGCTCGCACAGACTGACTCGTTCAAGTG GAACTACACACTTGCGTTCGACGACGCCGTCGCCCATCTGCCCGTCACTTTCGatggaaacgaaagagacacccCTTGTTCCGTGCAGCAGTGGCGGGCTGACCACATGGCAGATGGTTGCCAACAAACGAACATTCCCATATGGATGGCATTCATCGAACAGTTCGGCACGCACTATACAGCTCGTCTCTATGCAG GAGGCAAGATGACGTATCAGGTGACCATGAAGTCTTCAGACGTCAAAGCGTTGAAGAAAAAGGGCGTCGACGTGAAAGCCGAAGTGAAACTCATGCTTGGAGGCTTTTCGGCAGGCGCATCTTCGCAGGTCAAGACAAACCAGGATTCCGCCTCCCAACTGCGCAGTTTGAACGTAGAAAAAGAGGCCCTAGTGATTGGTGGAAAACCTCCGGCAGACGTTTCCGACCCAAAAGCTATTGCCGCCTGGGCAAATTCAGTCGACGCTCTTCCCATGCCA GTCAAGCTCGAGTTGCTTCCGTTGCAAAATCTGCTACCTGAGGACAAAAGGGAGGCGTTCACACACGCCGTTACGTACTATAGCAAGGCCTTTGGCATGTCCGCGATGGACGTTCAGTCTCTTGAGGGCACAGCGAGGTCGATTCAGGATGTA CTTAAAGACGTTACTCAGATTGCGTGGGCCGGCGCCCCCCCCGGATATGCAAGATGTCCACGCGAGCAGGTTGTTTTATTTGGCTTCGCCATGAGATTCAACTTCAAAGTGACGATAAGCAACAACCTCGCAAACTACCACATCGCCCCCTGCACAGCAGGAAG AGAGAAGTGCGATGGAATTGGGGCGGAGGAAGCTGCTGGTGACGACGAGCGAATCTACATGGCGTGTGGTCCAGAAGTGGTGAACGAGTTTTACCAAGTTGTCGCGGAGAccgaagcaggagaaaat GTTGCGGTAGCCACCTGTCCCGAAGACACCGTGATTGCTTTCGGATTCGGTATCAGCATTGGGACAGGATTCTACAGCTCCGAAAATACACAGGTTGAGCCTTGCACGGCAG GTCAAACACGCTGCACGAAGGCCCGGACCTCGAATACGGTCAAGTCTTACGTGTGGATGGTGTGTGCGGAGAAGTCGTTCCCCGGAATCGCG CAATTGAACAACATTGCTGAAGTTGgtacgagaggaaaggcgaattCCCGAATGAAGAACACGGACGGCATTGTTAACGTGTCATGCGGCGCGGACGAACGCACACTTCTCG GCCTCGCCCTAGAAGTGCATACGCACATGCCCAGCGTTCGAAAGGCCTTTAAAGTGTGCACCCACGACTCCAACTCTTGTGCTCTCAACGGAGCAGGTGAGCAACTAACCGTTTTGTATGTTGATCGACACGCCCTTTTCGGATGGGCACTGTGCGGGCGCCGCCACGAAGAGAAGTCGCACGTCGCCTCTGATATCTCCAAGGGTGCTTGA
- a CDS encoding phosphatidylcholine-sterol O-acyltransferase, putative (encoded by transcript TGME49_272420) gives MDFLSGGRKGRVCAKRFRLSPILWFASALVLIPLGCSPFKTDVALSSPFSPYRPSIHSASTSASAQEPPASVHPTPSAVPSDPQVASRVGPHGATKSGFSRATRENVPAFPSRDPSFSTSVPSSTVSETDSGIFVVSSQDPVANQDHGISSVPSTASEPDSGVDHALFVIPGIAGSGLFATVTNASVASCGKSPISYPNPFRVWASLSLLLPPATHQKCWIDMMKMVVDENGEVYTGQEGVRVEVDGYGGIHAIDYLDYYMNNTYGVPASAYMHVMLRTLMSLHYSQFVTLRGVPYDWRLPPWQLDYAQLKTDIEDRYTEMNNRKVDLIAHSLGSIILCYFLNRIVDQAWKDKYIGSMTIVAAATGGSFKAIKSLLSGYDDATDVDIWNVIDISLFPAGLLRDLLQTMGSIFALLPDPAIYGPDHVVARVARPTQVPASSSASAFAPLTGRSDRAAKKAEGTTPTALRWSHSGEMRRLDAVLTDEVGGPESGARELKSEQAFSLLSELAKDNVEVEKEEAEGETNTRFHKYPDFAPGDQMEEEELAKAEERRDALLREFQLQNRLSHEDRAARQRERYSLFVEKEQRRLEEALRVAQEQRLEEDVYTLSNWTSLLPANLQRRVKTAQEKMAGVVADPGVPVRCIWSKFSQPTTDVAYYYPTGSLDTHPIRIFDYGDNTVPLASLSLCASWPSTVQTKVFDNLDHMFLFADRGFNNFIFDIFSPDANPFLSSLLGEQEEVMKRDIPSPQESVPAGRGAIMADST, from the exons ATGGACTTCCTCTCTGGAGGAAGGAAGGGTAGAGTTTGCGCAAAACGTTTCCGACTCTCACCCATTCTTTGGTTTGCCAGTGCCCTCGTCCTCATTCCTCTCGGCTGTTCTCCCTTCAAGACGGACGTTGCGTtgtcgtcgcctttctccccgTACCGGCCTTCCATTCATTCCGCTTCCACTTCTGCTTCCGCTCAAGAACCGCCGGCGTCTGTACATCCGACTCCATCCGCTGTTCCCTCGGATCCCCAAGTAGCGAGCCGAGTGGGACCTCACGGAGCCACAAAAAGCGGTTTTTCTCGTGCTACTCGCGAAAATGTTCCCGCCTTTCCCTCGCGTGACCCTTCATTTTCGACTTCCGTCCCGTCCTCTACCGTCTCTGAGACAGACAGCGGGATATTCGTTGTTTCTAGTCAAGACCCGGTAGCGAATCAGGATCATGGAATTTCCTCTGTGCCGTCCACTGCGAGTGAGCCTGACTCGGGCGTGGACCATGCACTGTTTGTTATTCCAGGCATAGCAGGAAGTGGCCTCTTCGCTACAGTTACGAATGCCTCAGTTGCGTCATGCGGCAAATCCCCAATTAGTTATCCCAACCCCTTTCGTGTCTGGGCTTCACTGAGTCTCCTGCTTCCACCCGCTACTCATCAGAAGTGCTGGATTGATATGATGAAGATGGTGGTCgacgaaaacggagaggtGTACACCGGTCAAGAAGGCGTTCGCGTTGAG GTCGACGGATATGGCGGGATTCACGCGATTGATTACCTAGACTACTACATGAACAACACCTACGGCGTCCCTGCCAGCGCGTACATGCATGTGATGCTCCGCACTCTCATGTCGCTCCACTACTCGCAGTTCGTCACTCTCCGAGGGGTTCCTTACGACTGGCGCTTACCCCCTTGGCAA CTGGACTATGCGCAACTCAAGACAGACATCGAGGACCGATACACGGAAATGAACAACAGAAAAGTTGACCTGATCGCCCACAGCTTGGGCAGCATTATTCTGTGTTACTTCTTGAACCGCATCGTCGACCAAGCGTGGAAAGACAAATACATCGGCTCGATGACGATCGTTGCGGCGGCGACTGGAGGCAGTTTCAAGGCGATAAAATCCCTGCTTTCGGG GTACGACGACGCAACTGATGTAGATATCTGGAATGTCATCGATATCAGCCTGTTCCCCGCAGGTCTCTTGAGAGACTTGCTGCAAACCATGGGGTCGATTTTCGCACTTCTTCCGGATCCCGCG ATCTACGGCCCGGACCATGTGGTCGCGCGTGTCGCGCGTCCAACGCAGGTGCCGGCTTCATCCTCGGCATCTGCGTTTGCTCCGTTAACaggcagaagcgacagagctGCAAAAAAGGCTGAGGGAACGACGCCAACTGCGTTGCGTTGGTCTCATTCTGGGGAGATGCGCCGTCTCGACGCCGTTCTGACGGACGAGGTAGGGGGACCGGAGAGTGGAGCAAGAGAGCTAAAGAGTGAACAGgccttctcgctgctttctgAACTCGCGAAGGATAACGtggaagtcgagaaagaggaggcggagggagaaacgaataCACGGTTTCACAAGTATCCTGACTTTGCTCCCGGTGATCAAatggaagaggaagaactggcgaaggcagaagaacggCGAGATGCACTGCTTCGAGAGTTTCAGTTGCAGAACCGTCTTTCGCATGAAGACAGGGCGGcaaggcaaagagagagatacagtCTGTTCGTCGAGAAGGAACAGCGGCGTTTGGAAGAGGCGCTTCGCGTGGCGCAGGAACAGAGGCTCGAGGAGGATGTTTATACACTGTCCAATTGgacttcgcttcttcctgcaaATTTACAACGAAGAGTCAAGACTGCGCAAGAAAAGATGGCAGGTGTTGTGGCGGATCCCGGG GTCCCTGTCCGCTGTATTTGGAGCAAGTTTTCTCAGCCCACGACGGATGTTGCGTACTACTACCCAACCGGGTCTTTAGATACTCACCCTATTCG CATCTTCGATTACGGCGACAATACGGTCCCTCTGGCCTCTCTTTCACTCTGCGCCTCTTGGCCCTCCACCGTGCAAACAAAAGTTTTCGACAATCTTGACCACATGTTCCTCTTTGCGGATCGGGGATTCAATAATTTCATTTTCGATATCTTCAGTCCTGATGCTAACCCGTTCTTGTCCTCCCTTTTGGGGGAACAGGAGGAAGTGATGAAACGTGATATCCCCAGTCCGCAGGAGTCCGTGCCTGCTGGACGCGGTGCGATTATGGCAGACAGCACGTAG
- a CDS encoding hypothetical protein (encoded by transcript TGME49_272415), with protein sequence MTFSRSRTEQEGFFHLRCSSITSHATPRKLWAAVFHKGERIWCCPSKSEDRRLRNEIAIEAEAALLLLNALRILGVHTTHSLDLSRIRCSGCRLFARLHWIRWPVTSALQRMLLARENTDSVFSIATESNFEADDTDDIRSPWHVDRAALAPVQWILCMWDNCIQITASFLLPRTVNPFLTPLPSAVHQLKSLHDAFTEHAHGGQPQFHLFPPAGEDNEAVGQP encoded by the exons ATGACGTTCTCGCGTTCGAGAACTGAACAGGAGGGCTTCTTTCATTTGCGCTGCTCAAGTATCACTTCTCACGCCACACCACGGAAACTATGGGCTGCCGTTTTTCATAAGGGAGAGCGTATCTGGTGTTGCCCATCAAAGTCTGAGGATCGGAGACTTCGGAACGAAATCGCAATAGAAGCTGAGGCCGCACTGCTTCTCCTGAACGCTCTGAGGATCTTGGGAGTACACACCACACATTCACTAGATCTCAGCAGAATTCGTTGTTCCGGTTGTCGACTGTTTGCACGACTGCATTGGATTCGCTGGCCTGTTACGTCCGCCTTGCAAAGAATGTTGCTTGCCCGAGAAAACACCGACAGTGTATTCTCGATCGCCACAGAATCGAATTTCGAGGCGGATGACACCGACGACATTAGGTCGCCTTGGCACGTGGACCGTGCGGCATTAGCCCCAGTTCAGTGG aTCCTTTGTATGTGGGATAACTGCATCCAGATCACCGCTTCTTTCCTATTACCCCGGACGGTCAACCCTTTTCTGACTCCGCTACCCTCCGCTGTACATCA ACTGAAGTCGCTTCACGACGCTTTCACAGAACATGCCCACGGAGGACAACCACAATTTCACTTGTTTCCACCTGCTGGAGAAGACAATGAAGCTGTTGGACAGCCAtaa
- a CDS encoding phosphogluconate dehydrogenase (decarboxylating), NAD binding domain-containing protein (encoded by transcript TGME49_272410), protein MAATHLSSSFGSVGKGVQGVLPFLFPTFLPPACGDGWAGGRFSVFQRGFRRGSAVPFCWVKQWRIPSRTRHSRLNLPPFSVFPLRTRAYHAYASMSSAHDSHPQQVEPSVQPFRDGDLSTHIAEVAEKHTGRLVGFLGLGNMGLPMATHLAGRGIRLCVYDPGKSDASYHLQKQFGAVPACSVADLGSKLRASFLSHGNVETETCEGSTRQEVLRRCVEPVSDPGRAFRSTCFPAVSHSAALQKEPHVAEWQHDANQILRENRDFAACGAAPPFPVVISMLPSGRHVEEALLSDNGLLRALEGASGKAQDSLDLCRAFVIDCSTIGPLHAVEIAERVTRRGHHFVDAPVSGGVPGLQQPHLGSVHAGRRRGLSTWRGTRCRFEAP, encoded by the exons ATGGCAGCTACgcatctctcctcttccttcggtTCAGTGGGAAAGGGTGTCCAGGgagttcttcctttccttttccccaCCTTCCTGCCGCCGGCGTGTGGGGATGGCTGGGCAGGTGGgcgtttttccgttttccaaCGAGGTTTTCGTCGCGGATCTGCCGTTCCTTTTTGTTGGGTCAAACAATGGAGAATTCCATCCAGAACTCGTCATTCTCGCCTGAATCTGCCGCcattttctgtgtttcctcttcgtaCCCGCGCCTACCATGCATACGCCTCTATGAGTTCTGCTCACGACAGTCACCCCCAGCAAGTGGAACCTTCGGTGCAGCCTTTTCGTGACGGCGACCTTTCAACGCATATCGCAGAGGTCGCTGAAAAGCACACCGGCCGTCTTGTTGGATTTCTAGGCCTGGGCAACATGGGTCTTCCCATGGCAACTCACTTGGCAGGTCGCGGCATCCGTTTGTGCGTCTACGACCCTGGAAAATCCGACGCCTCTTATCATCTGCAGAAGCAGTTTGGAGCCGTCCCCGCCTGCTCTGTGGCGGACCTTGGCAGCAAGCTGCGGGCCTCGTTTTTATCACATGGAAATGTGGAAACCGAAACTTGTGAAGGGAGCACACGGCAGGAAGTATTGCGTAGGTGTGTCGAGCCTGTTTCCGATCCGGGCCGCGCGTTCCGTTCCACCTGCTTTCCCGCTGTTTCTCATTCCGCCGCTCTCCAGAAGGAGCCGCATGTGGCCGAGTGGCAGCACGACGCCAATCAAATCCTGCGCGAAAACAGGGACTTTGCAGCATGTGGAGCGGCGCCGCCGTTCCCTGTCGTCATCAGCATGTTGCCAAGCGGCCGTCATGTTGAAGAAGCTCTGCTTTCTGACAATGGCCTTCTCAGGGCGCTCGAAGGAGCGTCAGGGAAGGCGCAGGATTCCCTCGACTTGTGCCGCGCCTTCGTCATCGACTGCAGCACCATCGGGCCTCTCCACGCGGTCGAG ATCGCCGAAAGGGTGACACGTCGTGGCCACCATTTCGTCGATGCGCCAGTGTCCGGTGGCGTTCCCG gttTGCAACAACCTCATCTTGGCAGCGTCCATGCTGGGCGTCGCCGAGGCCTTTCGACTTGGCGAGGCACTCGGTGTCGATTTGAAGCTCCTTAA
- a CDS encoding casein kinase ii regulatory subunit protein (encoded by transcript TGME49_272400), with product MTLTSSASRGGAPGRSGAHFGSEIASSLLPAVEEREEARQLGRRETEGRLREDATSNVRAAAVGTPVFTRASEEEDEEDEEEGETWISWFCALEGHECFSEVDEEYIKDTFNLFGLKPLIGNYDAALDMILGAAPDDEDIDEQHFLEVYRDAMDLYGLIHSRYVITPRGLAQMREKYISGQFGECPRVLCDRHPVLPLGISPDLSSHRLRLYCPLCQEAYDVREGSEEAKDIDGAFFGPSFPHIFLQTFPNLVPLDVPVPYQPKIFGFRVHNRKSIVQLKLERGEYGADCVPAGSARPAIAASHAVPASGVEEARGAERESPQLGAEKKEETLTAETDAAFAKPACESSVRPSGDWKIPGT from the exons ATGACTCTCacttcttcggcttcccgTGGCGGGGCTCCGGGCCGCTCAGGCGCCCACTTCGGTTCGGAgatcgcttcctctctgcttccagcggtggaagagcgcgaggaggcgaggcagcTGGGAcgccgcgagacagaaggtcgcctgcgagaagacgcgactTCCAATGTGCGTGCGGCAGCGGTAGGTACACCCGTCTTCACGCGGGCCTCtgaggaggaggacgaggaagacgaagaagagggggagacCTGGATCTCCTGGTTCTGTGCGCTCGAGGGTCACGAGTGCTTCAGCGAAGTCGATGAGGAATACATCAAAGACACGTTCAACCTTTTTGGCCTGAAACCTCTGATCGGAAACTACGACGCAGCTCTGGACATGATCCTCGGCGCCGCCcccgacgacgaagacatCGACGAGCAACACTTCCTAGAGGTCTATCGGGACGCCATGGATCTCTACGGCCTCATCCACTCGCGATACGTCATCACACCCAGAGGTCTCGCTCAGATG CGAGAAAAATATATTTCTGGGCAATTCGGCGAATGCCCACGAGTCCTGTGCGATCGCCAccctgttctccctcttggcATTTCTCCGGATCTCAGCTCTCACCGACTTCGG CTGTACTGCCCGCTTTGTCAAGAGGCGTACGACGTGCGTGAAGGCAgcgaggaagcaaaggaCATCGacggcgccttcttcggtcCTTCCTTTCCCCACATTTTTCTTCAGACCTTCCCGAACTTG GTGCCCCTCGACGTCCCCGTCCCGTATCAACCGAAGATTTTCGGCTTTCGAGTCCACAACAGAAAATCGATCGTTCAGCTGAAACTCGAGCGA GGTGAATATGGAGCAGACTGTGTGCCAGCCGGTAGCGCGCGTCCCGCGATCGCGGCGTCGCACGCGGTGCCGGCGTCTGGCGTCGAGGAGGCCCGCGGAGCTGAGCGCGAGTCTCCTCAACTcggggcagagaagaaggaagagactctGACGGCGGAGACCGACGCAGCGTTTGCAAAGCCGGCATGCGAGAGCAGCGTGAGGCCCTCGGGAGACTGGAAAATTCCTGGCACATGA